One Oryza sativa Japonica Group chromosome 8, ASM3414082v1 DNA window includes the following coding sequences:
- the LOC4346242 gene encoding uncharacterized protein: MDDLKAILARPIQLAEQVIKWAEEAQTCRQECLDLKAKVERLASLLRQAARADLYERPARRILDDTGKALDKAAALLDRCRGHGLIRRVFTIIPAGSFKKTSNQLDNSLGDLSWILRVSNYSNADDLDDDHIGLPPIAQNEPILFLIWEQIAVLYTGNPEARADAAASIVSLARDNDRYGRLIIEEDGVPPLLRLIKEGSSEGQETAALAIGLLGRDPECVELMVLAGVCTAFAKILKDAPMKVQGMVAWAVSELATNHPKCQDAFLQSNVIRLLVSHLAFETVQEHSKYAVASKMSIHTVLMDKKNNGSTSSSHHHDALDAVDHAAATTTTTTAMAAKPTGGGAASSSGAGAGSAGTGTTSSSSVSVGGTVAGTKQHNASLSGTSTKAREFEDPETKAYLKANAAKALWQLAMGNAAVCKNITESRALLCLSVLLEKGVDDVRYNSAMALMEICLVAEQNADLRRSAFKPTSPAARAVVDQLLRVVHKADYDELLIPCIISLGCLSRTFRATETRIIGPLVNLLDEREADVSREAAAALTKFACTENYLHVDHSKAIIHHGGAKHLVQLVYFAEQAVQIAALLLVCYIAHNVPDNEELAQAEILTLLEWASKQAAMVQDPLIENLLLEAKIRMELYQSRGAKGYY, translated from the coding sequence ATGGACGACCTGAAGGCGATCTTGGCGCGGCCGATCCAGTTGGCGGAGCAGGTGATCAAGTGGGCGGAGGAGGCGCAGACGTGCCGGCAGGAGTGCCTCGACCTCAAGGCCAAGGTGGAGcgcctcgcctccctcctccgccagGCCGCCCGCGCCGACCTCTACGAGCGCCCCGCCCGCCGCATCCTCGACGACACCGGCAAGGCCCTCGACaaggccgccgccctcctcgaccGCTGCCGCGGCCACGGCCTCATCCGCCGCGTCTTCACCATCATCCCCGCGGGCTCCTTCAAGAAGACCTCCAACCAGCTCGACAACTCCCTCGGCGACCTCTCCTGGATCCTCCGCGTCTCCAACTACTCCAACGccgacgacctcgacgacgaccaCATCGGACTCCCCCCCATCGCCCAGAACGAGCCCATCCTCTTCCTCATCTGGGAGCAGATCGCCGTCCTCTACACCGGCAACCCGGAggcgcgcgccgacgccgccgccagcaTCGTCTCCCTCGCCCGCGACAACGACCGCTACGGCAGGCTCATCATCGAGGAGGACGGCGTCCCCCCGCTGCTCCGCCTCATCAAGGAGGGCTCCTCCGAGGGCCAGGagaccgccgccctcgccatcgGCCTCCTCGGCCGCGACCCCGAGTGCGTCGAGCTCATGGTCCTCGCCGGCGTCTGCACCGCCTTCGCCAAGATCCTCAAGGACGCACCCATGAAGGTGCAAGGGATGGTCGCCTGGGCCGTCTCCGAGCTCGCCACCAACCACCCCAAATGCCAGGACGCCTTCCTCCAGAGCAACGTCATCCGCCTCCTCGTCTCCCACCTCGCCTTCGAGACCGTCCAGGAGCACTCCAAGTACGCCGTCGCCTCCAAGATGTCCATACACACCGTCCTCATGGACAAGAAGAACAAcggctccacctcctcctcgcaccACCACGACGCGCTAGACGCCGtcgaccacgccgccgccaccaccaccaccaccaccgccatggCGGCCAAGCCcaccggaggcggcgccgccagcTCGAGCGGCGCAGGCGCAGGATCAGCAGGAACCGGGACGACCTCGAGCAGCAGCGTCAGCGTCGGCGGCACCGTCGCCGGGACGAAGCAGCACAACGCGTCGCTGTCCGGGACGAGCACCAAGGCGCGGGAGTTCGAGGACCCGGAGACGAAAGCCTACCTCAAGGCCAACGCCGCCAAGGCGCTGTGGCAGCTCGCCATGGGCAACGCGGCCGTGTGCAAGAACATCACCGAGTCCAGGGCGCTGCTCTGCCTCTCCGTCCTCCTCGAGAAAGGCGTCGACGACGTGCGGTACAACTCGGCCATGGCGCTCATGGAGATCTGCCTGGTCGCCGAGCAGAACGCCGACCTCCGGCGATCGGCATTCAAGCCGACatcccccgccgcccgcgccgtcgtcgaccaGCTCCTCCGCGTCGTCCACAAGGCCGACTACGACGAGCTCCTCATCCCATGCATCATTTCGCTCGGCTGCCTTTCCAGAACCTTCCGGGCGACCGAGACCCGGATCATCGGGCCATTGGTGAACCTCCTCGACGAGAGGGAAGCCGACGTCAGCCgggaggcggccgccgcgctcACCAAGTTCGCCTGCACGGAGAACTACCTCCATGTCGACCACTCCAAGGCGATCATCCACCATGGCGGCGCCAAGCACCTCGTCCAGCTCGTCTACTTCGCCGAGCAGGCCGTCCAGAtcgccgcgctcctcctcgtGTGCTACATTGCGCACAACGTCCCCGACAACGAGGAGCTCGCGCAAGCGGAGATCCTCACCTTGCTCGAGTGGGCATCAAAGCAAGCGGCCATGGTGCAAGATCCATTGATCGAGAACTTGTTGCTGGAGGCCAAGATTAGAATGGAGCTCTACCAATCCAGAGGGGCAAAAGGTTACTACTGA
- the LOC4346239 gene encoding uncharacterized protein — protein MRGSRRPVAVVLSWVRRQPPKVKAFLAVVAGMAALVFIRFIVHDHDNLFVAAEAAHALGLGVLIYKLTKEKTCAGLSLKSQDLTALFLAVRLYCSFVMEYDIHTILDTATLAATLFVIYMIRFKLRSTYMLDKDNFALYYVVLPCAGLALLVHPSTSHNIINRISWAFCVYLEAVSVLPQLRLMQNTKIVEPFTAHYVFALGVARFLSCAHWVLQVLDTRGRLLTALGYGLWPSMVLLSEIVQTFILADFCYYYVKSVFGGQLVLRLPSGVV, from the exons aTGAGGGGGTCGAGGAGGCCGGTGGCCGTGGTGCTGAGCTGGGTGCGGAGGCAGCCGCCCAAGGTCAAGGCGTTCCTCGCCGTGGTCGCCGGGATGGCCGCGCTCGTCTTCATCCGCTTCATCGTCCACGACCACGACAacctcttcgtcgccgccgaggccgcccaCGCGCTCGGCCTCGGAGTCCTCATCTACAAGCTCACCAAGGAGAAGACCTGCGCCG GACTCTCACTCAAGTCTCAGGATTTAACAGCACTATTTCTGGCTGTTAGGCTGTACTGCAGTTTTGTTATGGAGTATGACATCCATACCATACTTGATACAGCTACACTAGCAGCTACTCTCTTTGTCATCTACATGATTCGGTTCAAACTGAGGTCAACTTATATGCTGGACAAGGACAATTTTGCATTGTACTACGTG GTGTTACCTTGTGCTGGCCTAGCTCTCCTGGTTCATCCTTCAACATCGCATAACATCATCAACAGGATCTCCTGGGCTTTCTGTGTTTATTTGGAAGCTGTTTCAGTGCTGCCACAGTTGCGTTTGATGCAAAACACAAAG ATTGTGGAACCATTTACAGCTCATTATGTGTTTGCATTGGGTGTTGCAAGGTTTCTTAGCTGCGCACACTGGGTCCTTCAG GTTTTGGATACCCGTGGTCGCTTGTTGACTGCTCTGGGCTATGGTCTCTGGCCTTCGATGGTGCTTCTCTCTGAAATCGTTCAGACGTTCATCCTTGCTGATTTCTGCTACTACTATGTGAAGAG TGTTTTTGGTGGGCAACTTGTCCTTCGACTTCCGTCTGGAGTGGTGTAA
- the LOC4346241 gene encoding chaperone protein dnaJ 11, chloroplastic, which yields MISAPSVGIAFAPKPPPAAAVGSYRARKVRCAVAVAPAPAPAGTLYDVLGLRAGATVREIKAAYRRLARERHPDVAASAGADDFVRLHDAYATLSDPDSRARYDRDVVAVASMARGAHHRTMAAPAAAPRWYGRRPRRTWETDQCW from the coding sequence ATGATTTCTGCGCCTTCTGTGGGGATCGCCTTCGCGCCCAAGCCGCCACCGGCAGCGGCGGTTGGGTCGTACCGGGCAAGGAAGGTCCGGTGCGCGGTGGCCGTGGCtcctgcgccggcgccggcggggacgCTGTACGACGTGCTGGGGCTGCGTGCCGGCGCCACGGTGCGGGAGATCAAGGCGGCGTACCGGCGCCTCGCGCGGGAGCGGCACCCCGACGTGGCCGCCAGCGCCGGGGCCGACGACTTCGTCAGGCTCCACGACGCCTACGCCACGCTCTCCGACCCCGACAGCCGCGCGCGCTACGACCgcgacgtcgtcgccgtcgcctccatggcgcgcggcgcgcaccACCGGACGATggcggctcccgccgccgcgccgcgctggtacggccgccgcccacgccgcacCTGGGAGACCGACCAGTGCTGGTAG
- the LOC4346240 gene encoding E3 ubiquitin ligase BIG BROTHER-related, with amino-acid sequence MDAAKDTTAAAADQNPTPNPPTAAAPPDDSAAAAAAGRRPFTSLTQEEADLALARVLQEQERAYMMLSAHHGGDYAASDGGSYEFDEEGEGSDFEDEDGDGDGDGEALDEDEEVADADADAAGDPAELDPARYEDDEAFARALQDAEEREVAGRLMALAGLSDWRVMDHDDDDVDDDDDEDDDDDDDDEDEDGDDPQDAWEDVDPDEYSYEELVALGEVVGTESRGLSADTLASLPSITYRAQDKQDGNMEQCVICRVEFEEGESLVALPCKHSYHSECINQWLQLNKVCPMCSAEVPTSQDTRA; translated from the exons ATGGACGCCGCCAAGGataccaccgccgccgccgccgaccaaaACCCTACCCCCAACCCTCCCACCGCCGCAGCTCCACCCGATgactccgcggcggcggcggcggcggggagacgGCCCTTCACCAGCCTCACCCAGGAGGAGGCCGACCTCGCCCTCGCCCGCGTCCTCCAGGAGCAG GAGCGGGCGTACATGATGCTCAGCGCGCACCACGGCGGCGACTACGCGGCCTCCGATGGTGGGAGCTACGAGTTTgacgaggaaggggaggggagcgaTTTTGAGGACGAGGatggggacggggacggcgacggggaGGCGCTGGATGAGGACGAGGAGGTGGCCGACGCAGACGCAGACGCCGCCGGTGACCCGGCTGAGTTGGACCCCGCGCGgtacgaggacgacgaggcctTCGCGCGGGCGCTGCAGGACGCCGAGGAGCGCGAGGTCGCCGGCCGCCTCATGGCGCTCGCGGGCCTCAGTGATT GGCGAGTGATGGACCatgatgatgacgatgttgatgatgatgatgatgaggatgatgatgatgatgatgatgatgaagatgaagacggGGATGATCCACAG GATGCATGGGAAGATGTTGATCCAGATGAATATTCTTATGAG GAGCTGGTTGCATTGGGTGAAGTAGTTGGTACGGAAAGCAGAGGCCTCTCTGCTGATACACTTGCTTCATTACCTTCAATAACTTATCGAGCACAAGATAAGCAAGACGGCAACATGGAACA ATGTGTTATTTGCCGTGTGGAATTTGAGGAAGGTGAATCATTGGTTGCACTTCCTTGCAAGCATTCATACCATTCTGAATGCATAAACCAATGGCTGCAATTAAATAAG GTATGCCCTATGTGCAGTGCTGAAGTTCCTACTTCACAGGACACCCGGGCATGA